One Equus quagga isolate Etosha38 chromosome 5, UCLA_HA_Equagga_1.0, whole genome shotgun sequence genomic window carries:
- the LDLRAD2 gene encoding low-density lipoprotein receptor class A domain-containing protein 2 produces the protein MAACLPLLPPRLLLLGAAALAACALETADLAERCGHTWRGDALLLRSHSASRNFYFVAPDTDCALWVRAAAPGDRIRFQFRFFLVYSLTPPSPAPPAPNASSPAPADPCAPGSYLQFYEGPPGAPRPLGAPLCGLTIPAPVASSGDYLGLRLVTRGRQPRVDFVGEATSSRLGSCGAYFRCGNGRCIPRSLVCDRWGLDNCGDGSDQAPWPPADCRGECPIPSQDEAVRTDTSEPLTLSPTLGSAGRLRSAARRSPPAGRDPAQQDAAPGGPRLQGVALASSLLLASAGLFMGLLWCWGSLSWLAWRAGARGPCPSCTICYMCPGQVAPGGLQLGGPTFQGQAGHP, from the exons ATGGCGGCCTGTCTCCCGCTGCTGCCCCCGAGGTTGCTGCTGCTGGGGGCAGCCGCCCTGGCTGCGTGTGCCCTGGAGACAG CCGACCTGGCGGAGCGCTGCGGGCACACGTGGCGCGGGGACGCGCTGCTGCTGCGCTCGCACTCCGCGTCGCGCAACTTCTACTTCGTGGCCCCGGACACCGACTGCGCGCTCTGGGTGCGGGCGGCGGCCCCCGGCGACAGGATCCGCTTCCAGTTCCGCTTCTTCCTGGTCTACAGCCTGACGCCCCCGTCTCCGGCGCCCCCAGCGCCCAACGCCTCCTCCCCGGCGCCGGCCGACCCCTGCGCCCCCGGCTCCTACCTGCAGTTCTACGAGGGCCCGCCGGGGGCGCCCCGGCCCCTGGGGGCCCCGCTCTGCGGCCTGACCATCCCCGCCCCGGTGGCGTCCTCGGGGGACTACCTGGGCCTGCGCCTGGTCACCAGAGGCCGCCAGCCCCGCGTGGACTTCGTGGGCGAAGCCACCTCTTCCCGGCTGG GATCCTGTGGTGCCTACTTCCGCTGTGGGAATGGCAGGTGCATCCCCCGGAGCCTGGTGTGTGATCGCTGGGGCCTGGACAACTGTGGCGACGGCAGTGATCAGGCTCCTTGGCCCCCAGCCGACTGCAGAGGTGA ATGCCCCATCCCCAGTCAGGA CGAGGCAGTGAGGACCGACACCTCCGAGCCGCTGACCCTCTCCCCGACTCTCGGCTCTGCAGGCCGCCTCCGGAGTGCAGCCAGGAGGAGTCCCCCAGCAGGCCGGGACCCTGCACAGCAGGATGCCGCTCCCGGAG gTCCCCGGTTGCAGGGTGTGGCGCTGGCCTCCTCGctgctcctggcctctgccggccTCTTCATGGGCCTCCTctggtgctggggctccctgaGCTGGCTGGCCTGGCGGGCTGGTGCCCGTGGCCCCTGTCCCAGCTGCACCATCTGTTACATGTGTCCTGGTCAGGTGGCCCCTGGGGGGCTGCAGCTGGGTGGGCCAACCTTCCAGGGCCAGGCGGGCCACCCCTAG